The proteins below come from a single Mytilus edulis chromosome 5, xbMytEdul2.2, whole genome shotgun sequence genomic window:
- the LOC139523145 gene encoding ryncolin-1-like has protein sequence MYHSIVHTPFILLSIFVLVVVIAITNADRNLLTSTSESGVCFYGKTAERVLSILATGRYRSLWPSEIQDCSDLHPKHDKSGVYKIVPAGGAGFKAFCDMKTDGGRWTVFQRRQDGKVDFYRGWEEYAKGFGNLRTEFWLGNDNLHKLTSNGHYELRVDLEDFNGDKAFAKYSTFYIGDSSTNYRLTVKGYSGTAGDSLKHHNNKAFSTKDKDNDSHSSMDCAEVYKGAWWYNECHHSNLNGLYIGNKKDNKGMRWVHWKSSQSMKTTSMMIRRV, from the exons ATGTATCATTCTATTGTACATACCCCGTTCATACTGTTGTCTATTTTTGTATTGGTAGTGGTGATAGCGATAACAAATGCAGATAGAAATCTTTTAACATCAACTTCTGAGTCTG GTGTTTGTTTTTATGGAAAAACGGCTGAACGAGTACTTAGCATATTGGCAACTGGTAGATACAGATCTTTGTGGCCTTCAG AAATTCAGGACTGCTCGGATTTACAcccaaaacatgataaaagcgGGGTGTACAAAATCGTCCCGGCAGGTGGCGCTGGATTTAAGGCGTTCTGTGATATGAAGACGGATGGCGGACGATGGACG GTTTTTCAACGTAGACAAGACGGTAAAGTAGATTTCTATCGGGGATGGGAAGAATATGCAAAGGGATTTGGTAATCTGAGGACGGAATTCTGGTTAG gtaaTGACAACTTGCACAAACTAACATCAAATGGACATTATGAGCTGAGAGTCGATCTGGAGGATTTTAATGGTGATAAAGCATTTGCAAAATATTCTACTTTCTACATTGGTGACAGTTCAACTAACTACAGACTTACAGTGAAGGGTTACAGTGGAACGGCAG GTGATTCTCTAAAGCACCATAATAATAAGGCTTTCTCAACAAAAGATAAGGATAATGACAGCCATAGCAGTATGGATTGTGCTGAAGTTTATAAAGGGGCTTGGTGGTATAATGAATGTCATCACTCTAATCTAAACGGACTGTACATAGGAAATAAAAAGGATAACAAAGGAATGCGTTGGGTTCATTGGAAGTCATCTCAGTCAATGAAGACAACATCAATGATGATTCGTAGAGTATAA